One Anoplopoma fimbria isolate UVic2021 breed Golden Eagle Sablefish chromosome 2, Afim_UVic_2022, whole genome shotgun sequence DNA window includes the following coding sequences:
- the gpatch1 gene encoding G patch domain-containing protein 1 isoform X2: MASGSDSEEDCVSYGTPLDPLEEDEPLKKPVPLHEQTVKDEKGRYQRFHGAFTGGFSAGYFNTVGTKEGWAPSTFVSSRQQKAEKHHARPEDFMDEEDLGEHGIAPAEISTSQEFTSSRRDATREKARAVNAQAALIPGDTLLEELITPARSSIGVELLKKMGWKEGQGVGPRVKRKAVRQQTDGRRGLFGSVLPPTGSEDSQGDDDDDDDEFAPEDVTFAPKDVTPVNFNPRLGVQGLGYRGLDPGLALLGRGAPEHLDLFRPQSETRSRLFGDKKGSRRGGVAGQAFGIGAMEDDDDEEVYHRDSMSRYDTVLGGEEPGDGLYGWTAPQQYTKKRDRSKDASYLGKILEGFTLAQNPSEDKPVFPPPSLPRDYRPVHRFRPSLDASDLSGVSPALAEALRVSRGHMVPEEPQHGGRHQLDSGQRRTLLGEDALQGPSSVMELLKPEDRQRLLSMRSSSTTPSTVPSPLTSTLTSTLTSTNTSQDAVRTWAGPSAQGGAASLGHQQQQEALTAWRGVQTSSQTFRPFEKNPSKQARYELYLDRLKQGDRGGLEQSLDPGMTEWERSRERDEFVRASILYRPSSSSLSSRFTRARSQEDEDSVEVSRDQEGDVDDKQAAVNMKMFGKLTRETFEWHPDKLLCKRFNIPDPYTGSGLVGLPKVKRDKFSVFNFLTVTETTAPPNPPEAGKRSRWDVSDQKEEKDPLSELLVAARNQTETKLERPSSPSSPSSPSSRSTKQQPADSITTTKTEDNEEEEEEEEEERRPPMDLFKAIFASSSDDNSSSSSEGESNDEEEVKEIKEEQVEPQPLNLFSITSSSLTSSSLTSSSQQKVSSQNSNPKKEEEEFGPKLPPPSAALTRGGATSLSSAREEEKPSRRSRDKKQKKKKQHKHKKEKKKKKQKKNRHREKQQQKKKSSDEEDGDDEAAEVSTQELLRRLKNIQSRETW, translated from the exons GCTGGGCCCCGTCAACCTTTGTGTCGTCACGGCAACAGAAAGCTGAGAAACATCATGCCAGACCAGAAGATTTCATGGACGAGGAG GACCTCGGGGAGCACGGCATTGCTCCTGCTGAGATCAGCACCAGTCAGGAGTTCACGTCGAGCCGCAGAGACGCCACCAGAGAGAAGGCGAGAGCCGTCAACGCTCAGGCAGCGCTGATCCCCGGAGACACTCTGCTGGAGGAACTGATCACACCGGCCAG GTCGTCCATCGGGGTGGAGCTGCTGAAGAAGATGGGCTGGAAGGAGGGTCAGGGTGTCGGGCCTCGTGTGAAGAGGAAAGCTGTCCGGCAGCAGACGG ATGGACGAAGAGGACTGTTCGGCTCTGTGCTGCCTCCTACAGGATCAGAGGACTCACAGGGG gacgacgatgatgatgacgatgagtTTGCTCCAGAGGACGTGACCTTTGCCCCCAAGGACGTGACTCCGGTGAACTTCAACCCCAGGCTGGGGGTCCAGGGTCTGGGGTACCGCGGTCTGGACCCGGGTCTGGCCCTGCTGGGCCGCGGAGCTCCTGAACACCTGGATCTGTTCAGGCCTCAGTCTGAGACCAGGTCCCGCCTGTTCGGAGACAAGAAGGGCTCTAGGAGAGGGGGCGTGGCCGGACAG gcCTTCGGGATCGGGGCcatggaggatgatgatgacgaaGAGGTCTACCACAGAGACTCCATGTCCAGATATGACACGGTTCTGGGTGGGGAGGAGCCTGGAGACGGACTGTACGGCTGGACGGCTCCACAGCAGTACACCAAGAAAAGAG ACAGAAGCAAAGATGCGTCGTACCTCGGTAAGATCCTGGAGGGGTTCACTTTGGCCCAAAACCCATCTGAGGACAAACCG GtcttccctcccccctctctgccCAGAGACTATCGTCCCGTCCATCGTTTCCGTCCGTCCCTCGATGCCTCGGATCTGTCCGGGGTCAGTCCTGCTCTGGCCGAGGCTCTGAGGGTCTCCAGGGGCCACATGGTCCCAGAGGAGCCCCAACATGGAGGACGCCACCAGCTGGACTCCGGTCAGAGGAGGACGCTGCTGGGAGAAGACGCCCTGCAAG GTCCCAGTTCTGTCATGGAGCTGCTGAAGCCTGAAGACCGACAGCGACTTCTCAGCATGCGCAGCTCCTCCACCACGCCGTCCACCGTGCCCTCCCCCCTGACCTCCACCCTGACCTCCACCCTGACCTCCACCAACACCTCCCAGGATGCTGTGCGGACGTGGGCGGGGCCTTCGGCGCAGGGGGGTGCGGCCTCCTTGggccaccagcagcagcaggaagctctGACGGCGTGGAGAGGAGTCCAGACATCCTCCCAGACCTTCAGACCGTTTGAGAAGAACCCCAGCAAACAGGCCCGCTACGAGCTGTACCTGGACCGCCTCAAACAGGGGGACAGAG GCGGTCTGGAGCAGAGTCTGGACCCGGGGATGACAGAGTGGGAGcgcagcagagagagggatgagttcGTCCGAGCCTCCATCCTCTAcagaccctcctcctcctcgctctcctccCGCTTCACCAGAGCCAGGAGccaggaggacgaggacagcGTGGAGGTCAGCCGGGACCAGGAG GGCGACGTGGACGACAAACAGGCCGCCGTGAACATGAAGATGTTCGGAAAACTGACCAGAGAAACGTTTGAGTGGCATCCAGACAAACTGCTCTGCAAGAGGTTCAACATCCCAGACCCCTACAccgg GTCCGGTTTGGTCGGTCTGCCCAAAGTGAAGAGGGACAAGTTCTCAGTGTTCAACTTCCTGACGGTGACGGAGACCACAG ctcctccaaaTCCTCCAGAAGCTGGGAAGAGGTCCAGGTGGGACGTTTCAGAccagaaggaggagaaggacccGCTGAGTGAACTCCTCGTTGCTGCACGAAACCAAACTGAGACCAAACTGGAGCgaccctcctccccctcctccccctcctccccctcctcccgcAGCACCAAGCAGCAGCCTGCAGACTCCATCACCACG ACGAAGACAGAGgacaatgaggaggaggaggaggaggaggaggaggagcgccGGCCTCCCATGGATCTGTTCAAGGCCATCTTCGCCAGCTCCTCTGATGAcaactcctcctcttcatcagagggagagagcaacgatgaggaggaggtgaaggaaaTAAAGGAGGAGCAGGTCGAACCACAACCACTGAACCTCTTCagcatcacctcctcctccctcacctcctcctccctcacctcctccagccAGCAGAAAG TTTCATCTCAGAACTCaaatccaaaaaaagaagaagaggagtttGGTCCAAAgcttcctcctccatcagctgctCTCA CCAGAGGAGGTGCCACCTCCCTCAGCTCCGCCCGTGAGGAGGAGAAAcccagcaggaggagcagagataagaaacagaagaagaagaagcagcacaaacacaagaaggagaagaag aagaagaagcagaagaagaacagacaccgagagaagcagcagcagaagaagaagagcagcgaTGAAGAGGACGGTGATGATGAAGCTGCTGAGGTGTCCACACAGGAGCTGCtcaggag aCTGAAAAACATCCAGTCTCGTGAGACCTGGTGA
- the LOC129104899 gene encoding WD repeat-containing protein 88-like, whose protein sequence is MVTMVPVKVFRAHSDSVSAARFCFNDSCILSCSSDCSAILWDLESCRPLRVFDGLHSKTITECALIPNTNRMVTVSWDKKMVSTDLETGQTLWSSSQAGLLTSCSSSSDGRLLVCSSDPQNGVSLSEASSGRTVHRVFGHHRSTITRCRFDPQSQRVATVSADRGIKLWDLLAQKTTVSIDSNHGNVVSDCCFTNNGFFLCTASWDKSLKLWDLQTGGFRSQGGTRLQRGHEGIVSSCCFSADATLLVSGSYDSTVALWDTWSLSRTLVLKGHSDWVTDVSITADRKLVASASKDRTVRLWNIENMEEIPEVMKKRRTEGIHVLQTCEECLKPFPVSRLQTSELLTRCVFCRLSSPSTYRPRPPPLM, encoded by the exons atggtaactATG GTACCTGTTAAAGTATTTCGAGCTCACAGCGACTCCGTCAGCGCTGCTCGATTCTGCTTCAACGACAGCTGCATCCTCAGCTGCTCTTCCGACTGCAGCGCCATCCTCTGG GACCTGGAGAGCTGCAGACCTCTGAGGGTCTTTGATGGACTTCATAGCAAAACCATCACGGAGTGCGCTCTGATCCCCAACACCAACAG gATGGTAACAGTTTCCTGGGATAAGAAGATGGTGTCCACAGACCTGGAGACAGGACAGACTCTG TGGAGCAGCAGTCAGGCCGGTCTCCTGACCTCCTGCAGCTCTTCTTCTGATGGTCGGCTCCTCGTCTGTTCTTCAGACCCTCAGAACGGCGTTTCTCTCAGCGAGGCCTCCAGCGGTCGGACGGTTCACCGCGTCTTCG GTCACCACCGCTCCACAATCACACGGTGTCGGTTCGACCCTCAGAGCCAGCGAGTGGCCACCGTGTCCGCAGACCGCGGCATCAAACTGTGGGACCTGCTGGCTCAGAAGACCACCGTGTCCATCGACAG TAACCACGGCAACGTGGTCTCTGACTGCTGCTTCACCAACAACGGGTTCTTCCTGTGCACGGCATCCTGGGATAAAAGCCTGAAGCTGTGGGACCTTCAGACGGGAGGGTTCAGATCTCAGGGAGGAACGAGGCTGCAGAGAGGCCATGAAGGCATCGTGAgctcctgctgcttctctgcTGACG CAACCCTGCTGGTGTCTGGCTCCTATGACAGCAccgttgcattgtgggatacgTGGTCCCTCAGCAGGACTCTGGTCCTGAAG GGGCACTCTGATTGGGTGACAGATGTGTCAATCACGGCAGACAGGAAGCTGGTGGCCTCTGCATCCAAG GACAGGACAGTGAGGTTGTGGAACATAGAGAACATGGAGGAAATCCCAGAAGttatgaagaagaggaggactgAAGGGATCCATGTCCTCCAG ACGTGTGAGGAGTGTTTGAAGCCGTTCCCGGTCTCCAGACTTCAGACCTCAGAGCTGCTGACTCGCTGCGTCTTCTGTCGACTCTCATCTCCGTCCACATACCGACCACGGCCTCCACCTCTCATGTGA
- the gpatch1 gene encoding G patch domain-containing protein 1 isoform X1 produces the protein MASGSDSEEDCVSYGTPLDPLEEDEPLKKPVPLHEQTVKDEKGRYQRFHGAFTGGFSAGYFNTVGTKEGWAPSTFVSSRQQKAEKHHARPEDFMDEEDLGEHGIAPAEISTSQEFTSSRRDATREKARAVNAQAALIPGDTLLEELITPARSSIGVELLKKMGWKEGQGVGPRVKRKAVRQQTDGRRGLFGSVLPPTGSEDSQGDDDDDDDEFAPEDVTFAPKDVTPVNFNPRLGVQGLGYRGLDPGLALLGRGAPEHLDLFRPQSETRSRLFGDKKGSRRGGVAGQAFGIGAMEDDDDEEVYHRDSMSRYDTVLGGEEPGDGLYGWTAPQQYTKKRDRSKDASYLGKILEGFTLAQNPSEDKPVFPPPSLPRDYRPVHRFRPSLDASDLSGVSPALAEALRVSRGHMVPEEPQHGGRHQLDSGQRRTLLGEDALQGPSSVMELLKPEDRQRLLSMRSSSTTPSTVPSPLTSTLTSTLTSTNTSQDAVRTWAGPSAQGGAASLGHQQQQEALTAWRGVQTSSQTFRPFEKNPSKQARYELYLDRLKQGDRGGLEQSLDPGMTEWERSRERDEFVRASILYRPSSSSLSSRFTRARSQEDEDSVEVSRDQEGDVDDKQAAVNMKMFGKLTRETFEWHPDKLLCKRFNIPDPYTGSGLVGLPKVKRDKFSVFNFLTVTETTAPPNPPEAGKRSRWDVSDQKEEKDPLSELLVAARNQTETKLERPSSPSSPSSPSSRSTKQQPADSITTTKTEDNEEEEEEEEEERRPPMDLFKAIFASSSDDNSSSSSEGESNDEEEVKEIKEEQVEPQPLNLFSITSSSLTSSSLTSSSQQKASVSSQNSNPKKEEEEFGPKLPPPSAALTRGGATSLSSAREEEKPSRRSRDKKQKKKKQHKHKKEKKKKKQKKNRHREKQQQKKKSSDEEDGDDEAAEVSTQELLRRLKNIQSRETW, from the exons GCTGGGCCCCGTCAACCTTTGTGTCGTCACGGCAACAGAAAGCTGAGAAACATCATGCCAGACCAGAAGATTTCATGGACGAGGAG GACCTCGGGGAGCACGGCATTGCTCCTGCTGAGATCAGCACCAGTCAGGAGTTCACGTCGAGCCGCAGAGACGCCACCAGAGAGAAGGCGAGAGCCGTCAACGCTCAGGCAGCGCTGATCCCCGGAGACACTCTGCTGGAGGAACTGATCACACCGGCCAG GTCGTCCATCGGGGTGGAGCTGCTGAAGAAGATGGGCTGGAAGGAGGGTCAGGGTGTCGGGCCTCGTGTGAAGAGGAAAGCTGTCCGGCAGCAGACGG ATGGACGAAGAGGACTGTTCGGCTCTGTGCTGCCTCCTACAGGATCAGAGGACTCACAGGGG gacgacgatgatgatgacgatgagtTTGCTCCAGAGGACGTGACCTTTGCCCCCAAGGACGTGACTCCGGTGAACTTCAACCCCAGGCTGGGGGTCCAGGGTCTGGGGTACCGCGGTCTGGACCCGGGTCTGGCCCTGCTGGGCCGCGGAGCTCCTGAACACCTGGATCTGTTCAGGCCTCAGTCTGAGACCAGGTCCCGCCTGTTCGGAGACAAGAAGGGCTCTAGGAGAGGGGGCGTGGCCGGACAG gcCTTCGGGATCGGGGCcatggaggatgatgatgacgaaGAGGTCTACCACAGAGACTCCATGTCCAGATATGACACGGTTCTGGGTGGGGAGGAGCCTGGAGACGGACTGTACGGCTGGACGGCTCCACAGCAGTACACCAAGAAAAGAG ACAGAAGCAAAGATGCGTCGTACCTCGGTAAGATCCTGGAGGGGTTCACTTTGGCCCAAAACCCATCTGAGGACAAACCG GtcttccctcccccctctctgccCAGAGACTATCGTCCCGTCCATCGTTTCCGTCCGTCCCTCGATGCCTCGGATCTGTCCGGGGTCAGTCCTGCTCTGGCCGAGGCTCTGAGGGTCTCCAGGGGCCACATGGTCCCAGAGGAGCCCCAACATGGAGGACGCCACCAGCTGGACTCCGGTCAGAGGAGGACGCTGCTGGGAGAAGACGCCCTGCAAG GTCCCAGTTCTGTCATGGAGCTGCTGAAGCCTGAAGACCGACAGCGACTTCTCAGCATGCGCAGCTCCTCCACCACGCCGTCCACCGTGCCCTCCCCCCTGACCTCCACCCTGACCTCCACCCTGACCTCCACCAACACCTCCCAGGATGCTGTGCGGACGTGGGCGGGGCCTTCGGCGCAGGGGGGTGCGGCCTCCTTGggccaccagcagcagcaggaagctctGACGGCGTGGAGAGGAGTCCAGACATCCTCCCAGACCTTCAGACCGTTTGAGAAGAACCCCAGCAAACAGGCCCGCTACGAGCTGTACCTGGACCGCCTCAAACAGGGGGACAGAG GCGGTCTGGAGCAGAGTCTGGACCCGGGGATGACAGAGTGGGAGcgcagcagagagagggatgagttcGTCCGAGCCTCCATCCTCTAcagaccctcctcctcctcgctctcctccCGCTTCACCAGAGCCAGGAGccaggaggacgaggacagcGTGGAGGTCAGCCGGGACCAGGAG GGCGACGTGGACGACAAACAGGCCGCCGTGAACATGAAGATGTTCGGAAAACTGACCAGAGAAACGTTTGAGTGGCATCCAGACAAACTGCTCTGCAAGAGGTTCAACATCCCAGACCCCTACAccgg GTCCGGTTTGGTCGGTCTGCCCAAAGTGAAGAGGGACAAGTTCTCAGTGTTCAACTTCCTGACGGTGACGGAGACCACAG ctcctccaaaTCCTCCAGAAGCTGGGAAGAGGTCCAGGTGGGACGTTTCAGAccagaaggaggagaaggacccGCTGAGTGAACTCCTCGTTGCTGCACGAAACCAAACTGAGACCAAACTGGAGCgaccctcctccccctcctccccctcctccccctcctcccgcAGCACCAAGCAGCAGCCTGCAGACTCCATCACCACG ACGAAGACAGAGgacaatgaggaggaggaggaggaggaggaggaggagcgccGGCCTCCCATGGATCTGTTCAAGGCCATCTTCGCCAGCTCCTCTGATGAcaactcctcctcttcatcagagggagagagcaacgatgaggaggaggtgaaggaaaTAAAGGAGGAGCAGGTCGAACCACAACCACTGAACCTCTTCagcatcacctcctcctccctcacctcctcctccctcacctcctccagccAGCAGAAAG CTTCAGTTTCATCTCAGAACTCaaatccaaaaaaagaagaagaggagtttGGTCCAAAgcttcctcctccatcagctgctCTCA CCAGAGGAGGTGCCACCTCCCTCAGCTCCGCCCGTGAGGAGGAGAAAcccagcaggaggagcagagataagaaacagaagaagaagaagcagcacaaacacaagaaggagaagaag aagaagaagcagaagaagaacagacaccgagagaagcagcagcagaagaagaagagcagcgaTGAAGAGGACGGTGATGATGAAGCTGCTGAGGTGTCCACACAGGAGCTGCtcaggag aCTGAAAAACATCCAGTCTCGTGAGACCTGGTGA